The genomic stretch TATGTGACCTATTCCATTAAGTTTTATGAGATCATGACCTGATCCTGATGGCACATGTTCTGTGTTGGAGAGACACTATTTATCTCTGATTTCCTGTGCACACATACCATTTTGCATCATAATGCGAGAACCAAACTGCAACATCTTTACAAGCATTTGCTTAACAAGAATTTCTTATCGGTCACATGGTGGTCCTGTCTTACATTTTCGACCTAGAACATGACATATGCACATTAAGTGTGCTTTCTTTATTGCTCTGCTAGGTTATTTAAGATGGACCATTGGGATGACAGAGATGAAAAATGATTCATTACCAAAATAATTAATTTCATTTGTCAAACAGGCTTGAACATGAGGTTTTGTGTTCTAAATGTATGAGTTCCCTATGTCTACTAATGAAAAATAGACATACTTTGATTCATATGATGTTCCTCTCTTCACGAGACAATTTACACAAAATTTTAGTTGCTAAAGTTGGATTGCAGGATATGCTGTAATTTGGTGGTGTCTTTACTCATATCACATATGAGATTCCAAGCAATAGCTTCAAAAAATGTACTTGTAGCTCATACAAATCTTATAATAGTCACATTGTGGGTTGGCATTTTTTTAAGGGAATGGTCATGCTTATGATGTAGGTCAGCCAAAGAGGCATCTTCTTACAACAGGATGGAGTGTTTTTGTGAGTGCAAAGAGACTGATTGCAGGGGATTCCGTACTTTTTATCTGGTACTGTTGAATAGCTCTTTTGGGCATTGTCGACAGCTTCTTTTGATCTCAATACTTGAACTTTTCCTTCGGTAggaatgataacaatcaattactTCTGGGAATTCGACGTGCTAATAGACCACAGACAGTTATGCCTTCATCTGTATTATCAAGTGATAGCATGCACATAGGGCTTCTTGCTGCAGCTGCACATGCTGCCGCGACAAATAGCCGATTTACCATATTTTATAACCCAAGGTAAATATGTCATAGCTCAAAGTATGTAATTTTCTGGATGTTTAAGTATTGTATGTATCCTTCCAGGGCAAGTCCTTCTGAATTTGTGATCCCATTAGCCAAGTATGTTAAAGCAGTTTATCACACCCGTATTTCTGTGGGTATGCGTTTCCGGATGCTTTTTGAGACGGAAGAGTCAAGTGTTCGACGGTAGGTTGGAGTTCTTTCCCTATCTTATTAATTTGGGTTCTTGAGTGTTTACCTCGTAATTGCATAAACAAGTCAAATTCTTCTTTGTTGATgatcttttccttttccttttgctttTGCTGCATGTACAATTTTTTACTAGGTATACCTTTGTGAACATTTTGTAAGATTCCCACTCATAATGGCCGCTTCTTTCTTCTAACAGATACATGGGTACAATTACAGGAATTGGTGATCTTGACCCTGTGCATTGGCCAAATTCACATTGGCGCTCTGTGAAAGTAATTTTTTCTGCAGTAACCAGTTTTATCTGCTCGGAGAGCATCCTTTCTTAATAAATGCTATAATTATACcctcttattttatgaacttctGCAAAATTGATTGCTTGAAGAATATAAACATTTGCTGCTGTTCGAGGCCTTCGGGCTATATAAGCTTGGATATGTTAATGCAGGTTGGCTGGGATGAGTCAACGGCTGGAGAGAGGCAGCCCAAGGTGTCACTCTGGGAGATTGAACCTCTAACAACCTTTCCAATGTACCCATCTCCTTTTCCTTTTAGGCTTAAGCGACCATGGCCTCCTGGATTGCCCTCCCTCCATGGTAtaccttaatattttttttatttgaatacaGAAGTAAGCTATGAAACTTGTTTGCAGACTACAGCACATCATTCATCTTACTTATATCCAATATAATTAGGTGGAAAGCATGATGATTTCAGTCTGAGTTCGCCTGTGACGTGGTTCAGAAATGGTGGAAATCCAGGACTTCAGTCGCTGAATTTTCAGGGTACTGGTGTTACACCCTGGACGCAGCCAAGGTTCGATACAACGATTCTTGGTCTGCCGCCTGACATGTACCTTACAATGGCCGCAGATGGCATTCAAGAAACAAGGACCATGGATCCCACAAAACAAGTATCATCTGCAATGCTGCAATTCCAGCAAATACAGAACACAGCTAGCATGTACTCTCCAATGCCTCCAAGTCAGCTTTTACACCATGGTCAATCTCAACTTCCACAAGCCTTTCTTCAGAATATTCAATTAAACCAAGTGCAGAGCCAGTCTCAGTctgaatttttccagcatcagttGCAGCAGGTATACCCATTTGGCAAGCAGAACCAACAACAGATTCTGCAGCAGCAGCAAGCACTGCAGCATCAAGAAACCCAACAGCAGAAGTTTTTGTCTGATCATCAACAAGTTCCTAGTGAAGCATCagtcttctctcaacctatatctgAGCCCCAATCTCAATCAGCTACTATGCAAAATATTTCTTTGATTTCCCAGTCACGGAGCTTTTCAGACTCCAATACTAACTGTGTCTCAACATCTGATGCCTCCCCGTTGCATAATATTTTGAGTCAGTTTTCTCCAGGAGAAGCATCACATTTGCTTAGTTGGCCAAGAACCAACCAACTTGTTACTTCTGGTCCCCGTCCATCAAAACAAGTGGCAGTTGACTCAATTCTCCCTTCTGGAGCCCAATGCATGATACCTCGGGTGGAACAATTAGGTGTCTCAGAGCCTAACATTTCTCAGCGGTCTGTTATGTTGCCACCATTTCCAGGAAGAGAATGTGCAGTGAATCAGGATGGTAACATGGATGCCCGAAATCAACTCTTATTCGGAGTTAATATAGACTCCTCATCACTTTTAATGCAGAATGGCATGACAAGCCTCTGCAATGTTGGCCGTGAAAGTGATTCAACTGGCATGCACTATGATGCTAGCAATTTTGTAGGTTCCTCTGTACATGATTTTGCGTTGAGTCAAGCATTGACAGGTTCCAGTGGTTTAGAGGAAACAGGATTTTTGCAGTCTTCACAAAATGCGGATCAACTAAACCAGAAGGGTGGAACATTTGTTAAGGTCAGTGATTTATTCCTCATTGAGTTCAAGTTGATTTTGTTATTCTGTTCTGAAAATTTCCTGCAGTTGAATTGTATGAAAATTTAACATTTCTGAGTTTTTAGAATAATGCTGTACAACTCATTTGATGTAATACCAAATGCATGTGATTCTTTTGGTGAAAAATACTGAGAGAAAAGCACTTGTGCCACATTAGTTACATGCTCAAGTTTGATGTCAATGACTGATATGGTCATTTGGAACATTCCATGTCGTTGTACAAAGCATCATATTTAGTAGAGTACGTATTTCATTCAGTTCCTTGCAAAAGCATTCGACAATAGTTTCTTAATTATATAATTGATTTGGCTTACATTATCTACAGTTGATTTAGCTTACAGTATCTCCTTAACAAGAGATCTGACGCTAAGTAAAACATGCTTCTTTAAAGTGAATGGTTAACAAACATTAACTATACAAGTTTAATGTGCAGTTTTAATAATGAGTTGTCTGTGTCATCCAGCGAATCATTTTACATGATTGAAACATGGTTATTGATTGAACTGTTGTTATCTGCCTCCTATATCTATGCTATGAAGTGATCAATGTAAAATACAATCACAGGTTTCCAAATCAGGGTCCTTTGGGAGGTCACTAGACATTACCAGGTTTAGCAGCTACAATGAGCTGCGCAGTGAGCTTGGGCGTATGTTTGGCCTAGAAGGCCAGTTGGAAGACCCTTTAAGATCAGGCTGGCAGCTTGTATTTGTTGACAGGGAGAATGATATTCTTCTTGTTGGTGATGATCCCTGGCAGTAAGTCCTTCTATGATCATTACTTTATCATATTAGTTCCTTTCAAAATTATGGTCATAGTTCACCCTCGAGAGATTATCTCGCTGTTTCTTGTCTTAGAATTCTTGCTGCTTCCACTTAGTTTCCAACTGAAAATGAAAAGCTACCATCTTATTTTATTATCCACAATCAACTAGATTGTAGCCGAGGAATTAATCCTGACCATAGAGCATTAGTATCCTCATTTGTTTTGATACTTCGTGTATGCTTCTTTGACGCTTTTCTGATGATTGTGCCTCGTCCAGGGAGTTTGTGAACAACGTATGGTGCATAAAAATACTTTCGCCGCAAGAAGTGCAGCAGATGGGCAAACAGGATGTCAATTTCCTGAACTCCGGCCCCATAAAAATGCTTCCAACCAATGGTTGCGATAACTACATCAGTCGGCAGGATTCAAGAAATCTGAGCACCAGGGTCGCATCGATGGGCTCACTGGAACACTGAAAACAAGATTTGTTGGTAGCTCATATCCGtcctttcatctttttttttcactGTAGTTTGTCATTTTGGGTGCTCACATGAAGCAACAACTTAGCTAGCTTAATTTACTGTATCATATATGACATCTGCCTATAATGTTGGTACAAACATTTCAATACTTGTTTTCTAGGAACATTCATGTGAATGTATGTTGTTGCAGTAATTGACTTCTTGATTTGCCTATCAGCACAATCATCTTGGCTCTGTTGTTTCAGATATTTTTAGCTGGTTGTTCATCTGCATTGCTGGCAAGCAATTTTAGGAATCAGATCATCTTCTGCTTCAGCTTTAGCCATTGGCACATTTATAAGTGGACCACAAAAGTTATCAGATTCCCCATTAGATTGTGTCCCTGTCGAAGTGCTGGAATGTGCACTCATTACATTACAGAATGTGATGTCAGTGGTAGATCACAGTAGTCCACCCTCTGTAGCATGGTTGACTGCCTCTGCTCATAAAGTACCAGCATGTGGCTTCTTCCAGTGACTCCCACTACCAAAGATATACATGACTAGCATCTCTTTCTCCTTGGcatcttctttttcctttcatCAACGTATGATGATTCTCTTGCCCCTTCCATGTCTATGGTTGGCCCCAGCGGCATTCAGATCTTATCTACTTTGTCATCTTTGTGCTCAAAAAGCATATGGCTTGGTTTTATCCACTGCAGCTGCAGTGATCAGTTAAGAACAACTCAAGGATTCAACTTTTGGTTGCTGCAGTAATCATAGCATAGGTGTAATTCTATCAAGAtctgagctcaatagaataattgaTTTGTTGAGATTGAACTAATGGCTCTATTAAGTTGCATAGTAATGAAAGGTGTAAttctatcatgatctaattccgATAGAATAATTGCCTTATTAACTTGTTGAGATTGAACTATTAACTCTATTTCAGACTCAAATCCAAGATCTAAtcctaatagaagaatggtaaacaTGTTATTTCTGGGTTCTGCAAGGATATATATGTAAAGATACCAAGTACACATTTAGTCGACCCAACCAAACCGGGGGGTCATCAACCCGGCCCAACATCAAATTAAGTCGGAGCGCGGACTGGGTCGATCCCACAAAATATGAGCCGGACCGTGACTCGAACTGGCCATCAAGTCCGCACACGTGTGTTCATTTCATCGAACGAAGGCTTAAGATGTCTCACACGTGTGCCGGTTTCAAGATTCAGGTATATTCCAACTTCCGAAGGGGCCTTCGGCTTCTCGTTTCGTTCCCCCTTCTccgtctccttcctctctttggtTCGGCGAGGGCGGCGGCGAAGGCGAAGGCGGAGGAGGAGCCCGAGGAGCGGCGGCTGCGGAGATCGAACTACAAGGTTACGGCTCTCAAGTCGGTCGACGTTAGCCCCTCGTGCGTCGGCCCCCTTCACCAGCCCCCTCATCATCATCGAGTAATATTCTTGCTTTCCAAATATCCTCTATCGTTTTCAATCTTGGTTTTAGGGTTTTACGGCTCGTAATTGGATCTTTCTATCGTTTTCTTGGAGATTCTCTCGCTCTAAGGTTTCGTTTGGGCTGAAAGGCTCCCTTCTTGTTAGGACGGAACCCTGTGTCTGTGAGTTCTTGACTTTCTTGGTTTTAATTTTTTGGTGTGAGTGGAGTGACGTTCTTGCTTCCTAAATATTTTGACAACTACGCGCACAACGGATTGGATTATATTGCTTATATGGTTAGAGCGGACTATCGTAGGCTAAATTTAGATTGTTGCTGTCATTTATTGTTCTTGATTGATATTTATGTAtcttttttgcatttttttttagtaaatgCACACACATCAAGATCCATTTGCTTGCTTCTTGTGGACAGCAGGTATTAGGATCATGTATTTTTCTATGATCCTTATCCATCAATTTaggttgtttctttcttttttttttcctttttgtgatGCTTATGCATCTCTTTGCATCAGAGAAAAGAGTTACATCGATTTTGTAACCAGGCATCTTGCCTTTTTGTTTTCGGTAATGCACATGCAT from Musa acuminata AAA Group cultivar baxijiao chromosome BXJ1-3, Cavendish_Baxijiao_AAA, whole genome shotgun sequence encodes the following:
- the LOC135629907 gene encoding auxin response factor 17-like isoform X1 produces the protein MRLSSSGLGNQQQEDTEEQRCLNSELWHACAGPLVSLPPVGSRVVYFPQGHSEQVAASTNKEIDSLPSYRSLPPQLVCQLHNVTMHADVESDEVYAQMTLQPLNPEEQKEPYLPTELGTASKQPTNYFCKTLTASDTSTHGGFSVPRRAAEKVFPPLDFSLQPPAQELIAMDLHGNEWKFRHIFRGQPKRHLLTTGWSVFVSAKRLIAGDSVLFIWNDNNQLLLGIRRANRPQTVMPSSVLSSDSMHIGLLAAAAHAAATNSRFTIFYNPRASPSEFVIPLAKYVKAVYHTRISVGMRFRMLFETEESSVRRYMGTITGIGDLDPVHWPNSHWRSVKVGWDESTAGERQPKVSLWEIEPLTTFPMYPSPFPFRLKRPWPPGLPSLHGGKHDDFSLSSPVTWFRNGGNPGLQSLNFQGTGVTPWTQPRFDTTILGLPPDMYLTMAADGIQETRTMDPTKQVSSAMLQFQQIQNTASMYSPMPPSQLLHHGQSQLPQAFLQNIQLNQVQSQSQSEFFQHQLQQVYPFGKQNQQQILQQQQALQHQETQQQKFLSDHQQVPSEASVFSQPISEPQSQSATMQNISLISQSRSFSDSNTNCVSTSDASPLHNILSQFSPGEASHLLSWPRTNQLVTSGPRPSKQVAVDSILPSGAQCMIPRVEQLGVSEPNISQRSVMLPPFPGRECAVNQDGNMDARNQLLFGVNIDSSSLLMQNGMTSLCNVGRESDSTGMHYDASNFVGSSVHDFALSQALTGSSGLEETGFLQSSQNADQLNQKGGTFVKVSKSGSFGRSLDITRFSSYNELRSELGRMFGLEGQLEDPLRSGWQLVFVDRENDILLVGDDPWQEFVNNVWCIKILSPQEVQQMGKQDVNFLNSGPIKMLPTNGCDNYISRQDSRNLSTRVASMGSLEH
- the LOC135629907 gene encoding auxin response factor 17-like isoform X2 translates to MAMSGSSVTSFEPKRHLLTTGWSVFVSAKRLIAGDSVLFIWNDNNQLLLGIRRANRPQTVMPSSVLSSDSMHIGLLAAAAHAAATNSRFTIFYNPRASPSEFVIPLAKYVKAVYHTRISVGMRFRMLFETEESSVRRYMGTITGIGDLDPVHWPNSHWRSVKVGWDESTAGERQPKVSLWEIEPLTTFPMYPSPFPFRLKRPWPPGLPSLHGGKHDDFSLSSPVTWFRNGGNPGLQSLNFQGTGVTPWTQPRFDTTILGLPPDMYLTMAADGIQETRTMDPTKQVSSAMLQFQQIQNTASMYSPMPPSQLLHHGQSQLPQAFLQNIQLNQVQSQSQSEFFQHQLQQVYPFGKQNQQQILQQQQALQHQETQQQKFLSDHQQVPSEASVFSQPISEPQSQSATMQNISLISQSRSFSDSNTNCVSTSDASPLHNILSQFSPGEASHLLSWPRTNQLVTSGPRPSKQVAVDSILPSGAQCMIPRVEQLGVSEPNISQRSVMLPPFPGRECAVNQDGNMDARNQLLFGVNIDSSSLLMQNGMTSLCNVGRESDSTGMHYDASNFVGSSVHDFALSQALTGSSGLEETGFLQSSQNADQLNQKGGTFVKVSKSGSFGRSLDITRFSSYNELRSELGRMFGLEGQLEDPLRSGWQLVFVDRENDILLVGDDPWQEFVNNVWCIKILSPQEVQQMGKQDVNFLNSGPIKMLPTNGCDNYISRQDSRNLSTRVASMGSLEH